Genomic window (Elusimicrobiota bacterium):
AGCCATTCGCCTCGTAAAAGCGAATGGCCCTCCCGTTACCGTCCCAAGTTCCCAGCCAAATGGAGCGGCATTTCCTGGCGCTTGCTTGGAGATGCGCCTGGGCCAGTATTCGACTGCCGAGGCCTTTGCCTTGATGGCTTCGGTCCACGTAAATCTGAGCCAGGCAAGCGGTGGGCAGGGCCACGACCGCCTCTTGAGGTCGAGCATCGAATACCAGCTTGAAAAAGCCCACGGCCGAGTCTTGCGTTTCCGCGATGGAATAGGCCACGGCTTTATCTTTGAGTGCTTGGAGCAGCTTCTCCTGGCTGAAGGTCGTATTAAGATAAATCTCCAGGGCTTGGAGCGAGAAGTCTCTATCGAAATGATCGTAGTAAGTGTCGTAAAAAGTCGCCCGCCCCAGGTCCGCGAGGATTCTCGCGTCCTTAGGCCCTGCCGGCCTGATCCTTGACTGCGAGGTTCCCCTATCGGCGCTCATATTAATGCCTGAAATGCCTCATCCCGGTCAGCACCATGGCGAGGTTATGCTCATCTGCCGCGGCGATCACTTCTTGGTCCTTGACCGAGCCTCCCGGCTGGATGATGGCTGAGATTCCCAAGGTGGAGGCCGCGTCCACTCCGTCCCGGAAGGGGAAAAACGCGTCCGAGGCCAGTACCAAAGCCGCAGGCGGGGGATTGTCCCGCAAATATATTTTATATTTAACGCCGGCCATGTGCACGGAGTCCACCCTCGACATCTGCCCGGCCCCGATCCCGACCGTGGCCTCGGGCCCGGCCAGGACTATGGCGTTGGATTTCACGTGCTTGGCGGCTAGCCAGGCGAAGCGCAGGGCTTCCTCCTCGGCCTTGGTCGGCGCGCGCTTTGTCGCGACCTTCCAGTCCGGGCCGAAGGCGGCGCGGTCGGGGTCGCTCACCAGGACCTCGGAGCCGATGGAGCGAAGTATGAGCGCGCCGGATGGGGGAGCCTGGCGGAGTAGGAGACGCAAGTTCTTCTTTTGGGCGAAGAGCGCTAGGGCTTCCGGCGAGAAGCCGGGGGCCACGATCACCTCGACGAAGCGCTGGGCAAGCTCCTGGGCGACGTCCGCGCCCACTTCCCGGTTGAAGGAGATCACGCCCCCGAAGGCCGAGAGGGGATCGCAGGCCCAGGCCTGCCGCAGGGCCTCCAAAAGCGTCGCGCCGCGGCCGATGCCGGAGGGTGTTACGTGCTTGAAGATGACGGCGGCGGGCCCGTCGAACTCGTTGACCGCGTCCCAGGTCCCGTAGGCATCGAGGAAGTTGTTGTAGGAGAGCCCCTTTCCCTGCAGCTGCCTGGCCGCGGGCGCCGTCTGGTCTTGCCAAGCGTAGAGCGCAGCCTTCTGGTGGGGGTTCTCCCCGTAGCGCAGGTCCTGGATCTTGGAGAGCCGCACGGTTAAAACAGCAGGGAATTTCTCTCCGGCCCGGACGGCGGAGCCCGCCCAGGAAGCGGAGATCATGGCGTCGTACTCCGCGGTGTGCTGGAAGGCCGTAAGCGCCAAGCGCTTCCTCGTTTCGAGACCGAGCTGGCCTTGGCGGCTCTCGAGCTCATGGAGCACGGGCCCGTAGTCCGAGGGCGAGACGAGCACCGCTACGTCCTCGAAATTCTTGGCCGCCGCCCGGATGAGAGCCACGCCTCCTATGTCTATCTGCTCGATCACGTCCTGCTGGAAGGGCGAGGAGGCCTTGGCCGCGGTCAGGGCGAAGGGGTAGAGGTTGACGACCACAAGATCTATGGGCTCGATCCCGAACAACTCTGCCTCGCGCGCCTGGGAGGGGTCCTTGCGCCGAAGAAGGATCGCCCCGTGGATGTTGGGGTGCAAAGTCTTGACCCGCCCGGCCAGAATCTCGGGGAACCCCGTGACAGTGTCGAGGGGCCGGATTTCGATGCCCGCCTCCTGCAGGGCCTTGGCCGTACCCGAGGTGGAAACGATCTCGATTCCCATGTCTTCAAGGCCGCGGGCGAACTCGGCCAAACCCGTCTTGTCCGAGACCGAGATCAAGGCGCGCTTGACGCGGGAGGATTTGTCGTTGTGCGAAGGGAGCGTCCTCACGCCGGATTCGGTGGCCTCCAGGCGCCCCTCGCAGAACAGCCTCACGACCTTTGGGTAGAGCCAATGCTCCTGGGTCCGCACCCGCGCCGAGAGGGTTTCGGCGGTGTCGGAGGGCAGGACCGGGGCCGTGGCCTGGGCCGCGATCCAGCCGTGGTCGTAAAACTCGTCCACGAAATGCACGGTGCAGCCGCTCACCCGGACCCCGGCCTTGAGCACGGCCTCGTGCACACGGGCTCCGTACATGCCGGGGCCCCCGAAGGCGGGCAGGAGGGCCGGGTGGATGTTCAAGATGCGCCAGGCGTAGGCCTTGAGGAGGGGGGCTTTCAGTTGGAGCATGAAGCCCGCCAGGCACAGGAGCTCGACGCCGCGCTCCCGGCAGAGCTGGGCCAGATTCGCGTTGTACTCCTCGGGAGTGGAGAAGTCTTTCGGGGAGGATACCACGGCTTCTATGCCCGCGCGCTTGGCGCGGCGCAGGGCCCCGGCCTCGGCTTTGTTCGACACGACCAGGACGATTTGCCCCGGGATGCGCCGCGCGGCACAGGCGTTGATCAAGGCCTGGAGGTTGGTTCCCTCCCCGGAGGCGAATACCGCGATTTTGGTCACTTGATCTGGACCTCGGCCTTGCCCTTGACGATCTCGCCGATGAGCTTGGCTTCCGGCAGGAACTTGCGGGCCAGGGGCAGGCAGCCGGGGCGGATGACCGCGACCATCCCGATTCCCATGTTGAAGGTGCGCCACATCTCGCTTTCCGGCACTTGCCCGATTTCCTGAAGCTCTCGGAAGATCGGCGGCACTTTCCACGCGCTTTGATGGAACACGGCCTTGCAGCCCTTGGGCAGGAAGCGCGGGACGTTCTCCACGAGCCCTCCGCCGGTGATGTGGGAGAGCCCCAGGATGATGTCGCCGCTTTGGGCCAGGCCCTTGGACAGTCGCTGGATGTCATCCACGTAAATTCGGGTGGGGACGATGAGCTCAGCGCCCCTCTTCTTAAGAAGAGGGCCTTTAAAAATTTTTCTTACCAAAGAAAATCCGTTGGAATGGAATCCGGAGGACGGCAGCCCGAGGAGGAGGTCCCCGGGGAATATCTTGTGGCCGTCTATGATCTCTGACTTTTTCACGATGCCGACGGAGAACCCGGCCAAATCATACTCCCCGGAAGGATAAAAACCAGGCATCTCCGCGGTCTCTCCCCCCAGGAGCAAGGAATGCCCCTGGCGGCAGCCCTCGAGGATTCCGGACATGACGGCCTTGGAGCGCTTGAGGTCGAGCTTGCCCGTGGCGTAGTAGTCCAGGAAAATCAGGGGCTTGGCCCCGCAGGTGACGAGGTCATTGACGCACATGGCCACGAGATCTATGCCCACGGTTTCGTGGCGGCCGAGCTCGAAGGCGATCTTGAGCTTGGTCCCGACCCCGTCGGTGCAGGCCACGAGGTAGTGGGGCTCCTCGGCCTTGATGGGGAGTGGAAACAGCCCAGCGAAGCCCCCGATGGCCGGGGCTTTCTTTTGTATGAAATCCACGAGCTTGTCCGCCAGGTCAATATCCACCCCGGCTTTTTTATAAGTCAGCATAAAGCGGCCCCTAAAGCGCGCGGCCTCACTTGCGCGCCGCGGCGATTTCCTCCAGGATATCCCGCGCAGCCTTCGCGGGATCGGATGCTCCCGTGATCGGGCGTCCCACCACGATGCGCCCGATCCCGAGCCGGGCGGCCCGCCCCGGGGTCATGACCCGCTTCTGGTCCTGGAGGTCCGTTCCGGCCGGGCGGATGCCGGGCGTAATGAAGTTTGGGGAGAGGTTCTTCAGACTTCTCCTCAAGTACGGAACTTCGAGAGCCGAGCAAATGATCCCGTCGGCCCCGTGATTCAAGCCCACCCGCGCGAGCTTATTGACCAAGGCGGGAAGGGAGGTCCTCAGCCCCAGGCGCCGGAAATCCCCGGCACGAAGGCTCGTGAGCGCGGTCACGCCCCAGAGCTCCGGGCGGGGCTTGACCTTGGCCGCGGCCGCGACCATGTCCGAGCCGCCCAGAAGATGCAAAGAGACCGACTCCACGCCGAGCTTCTGCGCCTCCTCCACGGCGTGGGCCACGGTCTGGGGGATGTCCATGAGCTTTAAGTCCAGGAAGACCTTCCCGCCGTGGCGCTGGACGAGCTCCACCGCGCGGCGGCCGTGGGCGGTGAAAAGTTGCAAACCCACTTTATAGAAGGATATCTCTCCCTTGAGGCGTTTTAACAGCTCTTCCGCTCTTTTCAGGGTGTCCACGTCGAGCGCCACAATGACTTCGGTCATGTCCTTAAGTCCCCAAGCTCTCTGAGAATTTTCGCGACGGCTCCCGGACCGCGGTAGATGAGCCCGGTGTAAAGCTGAACCAGGCAGGCTCCTGCGGCGATCTTCTCCAATACGTCTTTGCCGCTCGAGATCCCGCCCACGCCGATGATGGGGAGCCTCCCGCCCGCGAGCCTCGAAATATCGGCGATGAGTTCCGTGGCCCTCCTGCGAAGCGGCGCGCCGCTGAGGCCCCCCTGGAGACCCTCTGCGCCCGGAACGCCCTCGCGGGAGAGGGTCGTGTTCGTGGCGATGACCCCCGCGGCCATTTTTTGGATGAGAGTCACCACGTCCTTGAGTTGACCATCGGAGAGGTCGGGAGAAATCTTGACGAGGATAGGCTTTCCCTTTTTATTCGCGGCCTGCAGCGCGCCCAGGATTTTTTCCAGCCGCTCGACCTGCTGGAGGTCCCTCAGCCCCGCGGTGTTGGGTGAGCTCACGTTCACGGCGAAGTAATCCCCATGGGGCTCGAGGATTTTGAAGGTCGCGGCATACTCCTCGGCCGCTCGCTCTCTGGGGCAGTCGGCGTTGAGTCCCAGGTTCACGCCGATGGGCACGGGCCGGGCCCTGAGCGAGGCGAGATTGCCGGCCGCGGCCGCGGCACCCGAGCTGTTGAAGCCGAGGCGGTTGACCACGGCCTCGGCCTCCGGAATCCGGAACACCCGGGGCCGAGAATTTCCGGGCTGGGGCCTCAAGGTGACCGAGCCCAACTCCAAGAAGCCGAAGCCGAGGCTCGGCAGGACCCCGGCCAAGCGGCAGTCCTTGTCGAAGCCCGCGGCCAGTCCCACGGGATTGGGAAATTCCAGGCCAAAGGCCTTGACCTGTAGACCGCCGGGGGCGCTAAAGCATGAGCGCAGCGCTCCCGGCGCGCCGGGAATTTTTTGGCAGAGATCGAGGAGGGAGACAGTCATCTCATGGGCCCTTTCCGGGTCCATGCGAAAAAGGAGCGGGCGCAGGAGCTTCTCATAAAGCATGATCGTGCCGGAACGCCGCGCGGCCCCCGACCAAGGTGGCGCGCACCTGGCCCTTGAGCTTCATCCCGATGAAGGGGCTGTTGCGGCTCTTGGACTCGAAGCGCGCCTCCACGGTCCAGGACTCCCCGGGATGCACCAAAGCGATGTCCGCCAGCATGCCTTTCTTGAGGCTTCCCCTGTCCTTGAGCCCCAAAAGCCGGGCCGGGGCCGCGCTCATGCGCTCCAGTAATTTTTTAGGAGAGAGTATTTTTTTACCCACCAAATGAGTGATCCCCAGCGCCAGCGATGTCTCTAGCCCGATCACCCCGAAGGGGGCCAAGGGCAGGCCCAGGGCCTTCTTGCCCGGACCATGGGGGGCGTGGTCGGTGGCGACGGCGTCTATCGTTCCGTCGGCCAGGCCCTCGAGGACCGCCTCCCGGTCGCGGGCGGATCTCAGTGGCGGATTCATCTTGAAATTGGCGTCGTAGCCCGGCGCGTCCTCCTCGCAGAGCGTGAAATGGTGGGGAGTGGCCTCGGCGGTGACGTTGAGTCCCCGCTTCTTGGCCAGGCGCACGGCCGTGACACTTTGCGCCGCGCTGATGTGGGCGATGTGCACGTGGGCTCCGGTGAGCTCCGAAAGCGCGATGTCGCGCGAGACCATCACGGTCTCCCCGGCCCAGGGCATCCCGCGCAGGCCCTTGGCGGTGGCGGCCCGGCCCTCGTTGACGCAGGCCCCCGCGCTCAAATGCTCGTCCTCGCAATGGTCGATGAAGGGAATGCCGCAGTCCTTGCAGCATTCCAGGGCCCGGCGCATGAGCTCGGAATTCATCATGGGCCGGCCATCGTCGGTTACGGCCGAGATCCCGGCCCGGACCATGCCCACGATCTCGGTCAACCTCTCGCCCTTCTGCCCCACGGTGGCCGCTCCTGCCACGAGCACGCGCACAGCGCCCTCGGCGACGGCCTTCGATTTGACAAAGCTCACGGCCGAGGGCGTGTCCACGGGCGGCTCGGTGTTGGGCATGGCGAGCACGGTCGTCACTCCGCCGCGCGCCGCGGCCCGGGTGCCGGTCAAAATCGTTTCGTCGCCTTCCCGCCCGGGCTCGCGCAGGTGGACATGCATGTCGATAAGCCCCGGAATGACCCATAGCCCCTGGGCGTCTAGAACGGGAGCGTCCTTCAGGCCAGGCTGCTTGGAGAGTCCTGCCCGCACCTCGGCGATTTTTCCATCCTCGATCAGGACGTCGCGGACGGACTCGATGTTCTGGGACGGGTCTATCACGAGTCCGCCCTTTACAAGAAGCCGCTCAGCCATGGCGGGCCCTCCAGCCTTCGATGAGGGAGAGGACAGCCATGCGCACCGCCACCCCGTTCTTGACCTGCTCCAAAATGGCGGATTGCGGGCCATCGGCCGCCTGAGAGGAGATTTCGACCCCGCGGTTCATGGGCCCCGGGTGGAGGACCATACAGTCGGGGTTTTTTGCCAGGCGCTCGGCCGTGAGGCCGTAGGCCTGGTAGTAGTCGTTGAGGGAAGTGACGAGGTTCTCCTTCTGGCGCTCGAGCTGCAGACGCAGCACGTTCACGGCGTCGGCGTCCTTGAGAGCATGGTCCAGGTCCTGGCTCACCGAGACCCCGAGCGACGCGATGTCATGGGGGATGAGGGCCGTGGGCCCGCAGACCGTGACGGCGGCCTTGAACTTGAGAAGGGCGAATATGTTGGAGCGCGCCACTCTGCTGTGGGCAACGTCTCCCACGATGACGACCTTGAGTTTCTTGAGGGTTCCTTTCTTCTCGCGCAAGGTGAAGAGGTCGAGGAGGGCCTGGGTCGGGTGCTCATGGGCCCCGTCGCCTGCGTTGATGAGGGAGGCCTTGGTCTTGGGGGCGAGCGGCATCAACACTCCAGAGAGCTCGTGGCGGACCACGAAGTAGTCCACTCCCATGGCCTCCAGGTTCCTCACGGTGTCGAGCAGGCTCTCGCCCTTGAGGAGGCTCGATGAGGCGGCGGAGAACCCCAGGACCTCGGCCCCGAGCCTTCTGGCCGCGACCTCGAAGGAGGAGCGCGTGCGCGTGGAGGGCTCGGAGAAAAGGAAGGCCAAAGTGCGGTTTGAGAGCTTGCTGTGGTTTTTGGGAGCTTCGGAGGATTTAAAAGAAACGGCGGCGTCTAAAATGCTCTCGATCTCCGCGGCGCTCAAGTCTTCAAGGCCCAAGAGATCCTTGCGGTCCCAGCTTCTCTGCGTCACCAGCCTCCGGTCCGTGGGGATTTATATACATTAAATCAATTTTTGAGCCTGCGGTTCAACCGGATTTCACGTTTGGGGAGGAGATGTGAATAGTTTGAAGCCGTATAATGACGCGCTACTTCTCCCGCTTTTCGT
Coding sequences:
- a CDS encoding dihydroorotase, whose product is MAERLLVKGGLVIDPSQNIESVRDVLIEDGKIAEVRAGLSKQPGLKDAPVLDAQGLWVIPGLIDMHVHLREPGREGDETILTGTRAAARGGVTTVLAMPNTEPPVDTPSAVSFVKSKAVAEGAVRVLVAGAATVGQKGERLTEIVGMVRAGISAVTDDGRPMMNSELMRRALECCKDCGIPFIDHCEDEHLSAGACVNEGRAATAKGLRGMPWAGETVMVSRDIALSELTGAHVHIAHISAAQSVTAVRLAKKRGLNVTAEATPHHFTLCEEDAPGYDANFKMNPPLRSARDREAVLEGLADGTIDAVATDHAPHGPGKKALGLPLAPFGVIGLETSLALGITHLVGKKILSPKKLLERMSAAPARLLGLKDRGSLKKGMLADIALVHPGESWTVEARFESKSRNSPFIGMKLKGQVRATLVGGRAAFRHDHAL
- a CDS encoding phosphoribosylformylglycinamidine cyclo-ligase; this encodes MLTYKKAGVDIDLADKLVDFIQKKAPAIGGFAGLFPLPIKAEEPHYLVACTDGVGTKLKIAFELGRHETVGIDLVAMCVNDLVTCGAKPLIFLDYYATGKLDLKRSKAVMSGILEGCRQGHSLLLGGETAEMPGFYPSGEYDLAGFSVGIVKKSEIIDGHKIFPGDLLLGLPSSGFHSNGFSLVRKIFKGPLLKKRGAELIVPTRIYVDDIQRLSKGLAQSGDIILGLSHITGGGLVENVPRFLPKGCKAVFHQSAWKVPPIFRELQEIGQVPESEMWRTFNMGIGMVAVIRPGCLPLARKFLPEAKLIGEIVKGKAEVQIK
- the pyrF gene encoding orotidine-5'-phosphate decarboxylase → MTEVIVALDVDTLKRAEELLKRLKGEISFYKVGLQLFTAHGRRAVELVQRHGGKVFLDLKLMDIPQTVAHAVEEAQKLGVESVSLHLLGGSDMVAAAAKVKPRPELWGVTALTSLRAGDFRRLGLRTSLPALVNKLARVGLNHGADGIICSALEVPYLRRSLKNLSPNFITPGIRPAGTDLQDQKRVMTPGRAARLGIGRIVVGRPITGASDPAKAARDILEEIAAARK
- a CDS encoding GNAT family N-acetyltransferase; translated protein: MSADRGTSQSRIRPAGPKDARILADLGRATFYDTYYDHFDRDFSLQALEIYLNTTFSQEKLLQALKDKAVAYSIAETQDSAVGFFKLVFDARPQEAVVALPTACLAQIYVDRSHQGKGLGSRILAQAHLQASARKCRSIWLGTWDGNGRAIRFYEANGYKALGRENFPITGSRFSDIDLIMSKEL
- the purH gene encoding bifunctional phosphoribosylaminoimidazolecarboxamide formyltransferase/IMP cyclohydrolase — encoded protein: MTKIAVFASGEGTNLQALINACAARRIPGQIVLVVSNKAEAGALRRAKRAGIEAVVSSPKDFSTPEEYNANLAQLCRERGVELLCLAGFMLQLKAPLLKAYAWRILNIHPALLPAFGGPGMYGARVHEAVLKAGVRVSGCTVHFVDEFYDHGWIAAQATAPVLPSDTAETLSARVRTQEHWLYPKVVRLFCEGRLEATESGVRTLPSHNDKSSRVKRALISVSDKTGLAEFARGLEDMGIEIVSTSGTAKALQEAGIEIRPLDTVTGFPEILAGRVKTLHPNIHGAILLRRKDPSQAREAELFGIEPIDLVVVNLYPFALTAAKASSPFQQDVIEQIDIGGVALIRAAAKNFEDVAVLVSPSDYGPVLHELESRQGQLGLETRKRLALTAFQHTAEYDAMISASWAGSAVRAGEKFPAVLTVRLSKIQDLRYGENPHQKAALYAWQDQTAPAARQLQGKGLSYNNFLDAYGTWDAVNEFDGPAAVIFKHVTPSGIGRGATLLEALRQAWACDPLSAFGGVISFNREVGADVAQELAQRFVEVIVAPGFSPEALALFAQKKNLRLLLRQAPPSGALILRSIGSEVLVSDPDRAAFGPDWKVATKRAPTKAEEEALRFAWLAAKHVKSNAIVLAGPEATVGIGAGQMSRVDSVHMAGVKYKIYLRDNPPPAALVLASDAFFPFRDGVDAASTLGISAIIQPGGSVKDQEVIAAADEHNLAMVLTGMRHFRH
- a CDS encoding quinone-dependent dihydroorotate dehydrogenase, which encodes MLYEKLLRPLLFRMDPERAHEMTVSLLDLCQKIPGAPGALRSCFSAPGGLQVKAFGLEFPNPVGLAAGFDKDCRLAGVLPSLGFGFLELGSVTLRPQPGNSRPRVFRIPEAEAVVNRLGFNSSGAAAAAGNLASLRARPVPIGVNLGLNADCPRERAAEEYAATFKILEPHGDYFAVNVSSPNTAGLRDLQQVERLEKILGALQAANKKGKPILVKISPDLSDGQLKDVVTLIQKMAAGVIATNTTLSREGVPGAEGLQGGLSGAPLRRRATELIADISRLAGGRLPIIGVGGISSGKDVLEKIAAGACLVQLYTGLIYRGPGAVAKILRELGDLRT
- a CDS encoding aspartate carbamoyltransferase catalytic subunit, whose protein sequence is MTQRSWDRKDLLGLEDLSAAEIESILDAAVSFKSSEAPKNHSKLSNRTLAFLFSEPSTRTRSSFEVAARRLGAEVLGFSAASSSLLKGESLLDTVRNLEAMGVDYFVVRHELSGVLMPLAPKTKASLINAGDGAHEHPTQALLDLFTLREKKGTLKKLKVVIVGDVAHSRVARSNIFALLKFKAAVTVCGPTALIPHDIASLGVSVSQDLDHALKDADAVNVLRLQLERQKENLVTSLNDYYQAYGLTAERLAKNPDCMVLHPGPMNRGVEISSQAADGPQSAILEQVKNGVAVRMAVLSLIEGWRARHG